A window from Ramlibacter pinisoli encodes these proteins:
- a CDS encoding DUF3096 domain-containing protein, which yields MNITAQIGPVAALVAGVLILIMPRLLNYIVAIYLIVIGAVGLFGR from the coding sequence ATGAACATCACTGCCCAGATCGGCCCGGTGGCCGCGCTCGTGGCCGGCGTGCTGATCCTGATCATGCCGCGGCTGCTCAACTACATCGTCGCGATCTACCTGATCGTCATCGGCGCGGTGGGCCTGTTCGGGCGTTGA
- a CDS encoding restriction endonuclease, translating to MPRRSSRPALHPSRQVLALAVSLCALAALLLAMSVSLRGARSPVVAALASQLTTPAWSVLLVGLVLGVVGYALRPRQPGAPRRVEPEWYPRSTDFVRSSVMVAPTEAAPERRAPATQWSAQVFDDIEWRRFEALCAELFAQAGFEARTQSHGADGGVDIWLHSRHAEGPAMVVQCKHWHGKAVGVKEVRELLGVMASHRLARGTYATTSTFTAEALRFARENRIHTLDGQGLLALIGQRTPAQQQALLASAYEGEYWRPTCASCGQKMVSRTARKGDRDFWGCADFPRCRATLPMRA from the coding sequence ATGCCCCGCCGTTCCAGCCGCCCTGCCCTCCATCCCTCGCGGCAGGTGCTCGCCCTGGCCGTCAGCCTGTGCGCGCTGGCGGCCCTGCTGCTGGCCATGTCGGTCTCGTTGCGGGGCGCGCGCAGCCCGGTGGTGGCGGCGCTCGCCAGCCAACTGACGACGCCCGCCTGGTCGGTGCTGCTGGTCGGCCTGGTGCTCGGCGTGGTGGGCTACGCGCTGCGTCCGCGCCAGCCCGGCGCGCCGCGCCGGGTCGAGCCCGAGTGGTATCCCAGGTCGACCGACTTCGTGCGCAGCAGCGTGATGGTGGCGCCGACCGAGGCGGCACCCGAGCGCCGCGCACCCGCCACCCAGTGGAGCGCGCAGGTGTTCGACGACATCGAGTGGCGGCGCTTCGAGGCCCTGTGCGCCGAGCTGTTCGCGCAGGCCGGCTTCGAGGCCCGCACCCAGTCCCACGGCGCCGACGGCGGCGTCGACATCTGGCTGCATTCGCGCCACGCCGAGGGGCCGGCCATGGTCGTGCAATGCAAGCACTGGCACGGCAAGGCGGTCGGCGTGAAGGAAGTGCGCGAACTCCTGGGCGTGATGGCGTCGCACCGGCTGGCGCGCGGAACCTACGCCACGACCTCGACCTTCACGGCCGAGGCCTTGCGCTTCGCGCGCGAGAACCGCATCCACACGCTCGATGGCCAGGGCTTGCTGGCGCTCATCGGCCAGCGCACGCCGGCGCAGCAGCAGGCGCTGCTGGCGAGCGCCTACGAAGGCGAGTACTGGCGGCCCACCTGCGCCAGTTGCGGCCAGAAGATGGTGAGCCGGACAGCGCGCAAGGGCGACCGGGATTTCTGGGGCTGCGCCGACTTCCCGCGCTGCCGCGCCACGCTGCCGATGCGCGCCTGA
- a CDS encoding amidase: MLTDLDAHALSTLIHSRQVSCREVMQATLDRIHRVNPAFNAIVSLAPDDTLLAQADACDADLAAGRSRGWLHGMPQAIKDIAQVAGFPTTQGSRLLARHVPSSDGVLAARMKAAGCIVVGRTNTPELGLGSHTFNELFGATRNAWDPAVSAGGSSGGAAVALAQRLLPVADGSDFMGSLRNPAGWNHVFGLRPTQGRVPLVPRPDVWIDQLGTEGPMGRTVDDVARLLAVQAGHDPRSPLSLQSTFRWEPPADPAAALRGLRVGWLGDLDGYLATEPGVLEACQEALGHLAGAGAAVDAAPFGTDPARLWDCWLAWRRALVGPRIDALLRLPDARDAIKPEALWEHEGSHALLAADLLRASQQRTRFHHHLQGLFGRWDVLALPVAQVWPFPVEQRWPQRIGGRAMDTYHRWMECTIYATLAGVPAISVPAGFHPQHGWPMGIQLLAPHGADAFLLGVAAGYEAVRKDFLAIRPRDIAQGAAPSRG; the protein is encoded by the coding sequence ATGCTCACCGACCTCGACGCCCACGCCCTCTCGACGCTCATCCACTCGCGCCAGGTCTCCTGCCGCGAGGTGATGCAGGCCACGCTGGATCGCATCCACCGCGTCAACCCGGCGTTCAACGCCATCGTCAGCCTGGCGCCCGACGACACGCTGCTGGCGCAGGCCGATGCGTGCGACGCCGACCTGGCCGCCGGCCGCAGCCGGGGCTGGCTGCACGGGATGCCGCAGGCCATCAAGGACATCGCGCAGGTCGCGGGCTTTCCGACCACCCAGGGCAGCCGCCTGCTGGCGCGCCACGTGCCGTCCAGCGACGGGGTACTGGCCGCGCGCATGAAGGCGGCCGGGTGCATCGTGGTCGGCCGCACCAACACGCCGGAGCTCGGCCTGGGCTCGCACACCTTCAACGAGCTGTTCGGGGCCACCCGCAACGCCTGGGACCCGGCGGTGTCGGCCGGCGGCAGCAGCGGCGGCGCCGCGGTGGCGCTGGCCCAGCGGCTGCTGCCGGTGGCCGACGGCTCCGACTTCATGGGCTCGCTGCGCAACCCGGCCGGCTGGAACCACGTGTTCGGCCTGCGCCCGACCCAGGGACGGGTGCCGCTGGTGCCCCGGCCCGACGTCTGGATCGACCAGCTCGGCACCGAAGGGCCGATGGGGCGCACGGTGGACGACGTGGCGCGGCTGCTCGCCGTGCAGGCCGGCCACGACCCGCGCTCGCCGCTGTCGCTGCAATCGACCTTCCGCTGGGAGCCACCGGCCGATCCGGCGGCGGCGCTGCGGGGCCTGCGGGTCGGCTGGCTGGGCGACCTGGACGGCTACCTCGCCACCGAGCCCGGCGTGCTCGAGGCCTGCCAGGAGGCGCTGGGCCATCTCGCGGGCGCCGGCGCCGCGGTGGACGCGGCGCCCTTCGGCACCGATCCGGCCCGGCTGTGGGACTGCTGGCTGGCCTGGCGGCGGGCACTGGTGGGGCCGCGCATCGACGCGCTGCTGCGCCTGCCGGATGCCCGCGACGCCATCAAGCCGGAGGCGCTGTGGGAGCACGAGGGATCGCATGCCCTCCTGGCCGCCGACCTGCTGCGTGCCAGCCAGCAGCGCACCCGCTTCCACCACCATCTGCAGGGCCTGTTCGGGCGCTGGGACGTGCTGGCGCTGCCGGTGGCGCAGGTCTGGCCGTTCCCGGTCGAGCAGCGCTGGCCGCAGCGCATCGGTGGCCGCGCGATGGACACCTACCACCGCTGGATGGAATGCACGATCTACGCGACGCTGGCCGGCGTGCCGGCCATCAGCGTGCCGGCCGGCTTCCATCCGCAGCACGGCTGGCCCATGGGCATCCAGCTGCTGGCGCCGCACGGCGCCGATGCGTTCCTGCTGGGTGTGGCGGCGGGCTACGAGGCGGTGCGCAAGGACTTCCTGGCGATCCGGCCGCGGGACATTGCCCAGGGGGCCGCCCCTAGCCGCGGCTGA
- a CDS encoding alpha/beta fold hydrolase: MAQAAFREAGSGPTVACFHSNASHGGQWRSLMDLLAGRYRVVAIDSYGSGKSPDWPSPTEITLADEVAFAEPILAGAPPIHLVGHSYGGAVALCAALQHPERYASLVLYEPTLFALVDRLHPAPNGTEGIKAAVAQAADCLARGDQDGAGRAFIDYWMGAGNWDRLPAERRAPMAASIANVRRWAHALVTDPVSPDALRALHIPVLLLTGNRSPASAHAVVRALQGLLPDVRTIELPELGHMAPVSHPQPVNAEIERFLDGLSRG, translated from the coding sequence ATGGCGCAGGCGGCTTTCCGTGAAGCCGGCAGCGGCCCCACCGTCGCCTGCTTCCATTCCAACGCCAGCCACGGCGGCCAGTGGCGGTCCCTGATGGACCTGCTGGCCGGCCGCTACCGCGTCGTCGCGATCGATTCCTACGGCTCGGGCAAGTCGCCCGACTGGCCGTCGCCCACCGAGATCACGCTGGCCGACGAGGTCGCGTTCGCCGAACCGATCCTGGCCGGCGCGCCGCCGATCCACCTGGTCGGCCACTCGTACGGTGGTGCCGTGGCGCTGTGCGCCGCGCTGCAGCACCCGGAGCGCTACGCCAGCCTGGTGCTGTACGAGCCGACGCTGTTCGCCCTGGTCGACCGGCTCCATCCCGCGCCCAACGGCACCGAGGGCATCAAGGCCGCGGTGGCGCAGGCGGCCGACTGCCTGGCGCGCGGCGACCAGGACGGCGCCGGCCGCGCCTTCATCGACTACTGGATGGGCGCCGGCAACTGGGACCGCCTGCCGGCCGAGCGACGTGCGCCCATGGCGGCGTCGATCGCCAACGTGCGCCGCTGGGCCCACGCGCTGGTCACCGACCCGGTGTCGCCCGACGCGCTGCGCGCCCTGCATATCCCGGTGCTGCTGCTCACCGGCAACCGCTCGCCGGCCTCGGCCCACGCGGTGGTGCGCGCCCTGCAGGGCCTGTTGCCCGACGTGCGCACCATCGAGTTGCCCGAGCTCGGCCACATGGCGCCGGTGTCGCACCCGCAGCCGGTCAACGCCGAGATCGAACGTTTCCTCGACGGCCTCAGCCGCGGCTAG
- a CDS encoding aminotransferase class V-fold PLP-dependent enzyme: MPGLLPDVDPDGLLEFSVVYTDRALNHMSQAFQGVMKDIGSILKEVYGAKSAILVPGSGTFGMESVARQFATGKDVLVLRNGWFSFRWTQIFDMGAIPASSTVLKARKTGSGPTAAWVPAPIAEVTAAIREKKPAVVFAPHVETAAGMILPDDYLRAVADAVHAVGGLFVLDCIASGAMWVDMQSTGVDVLISAPQKGWSSSPCCAMVMLSERARTAIDGTSSNSFACDLKKWLQLMEAYEQGSHMYHATMPTDALVRLRSTMQETRAYGFAKVKAEQEELGRKVRALFESRGFASVAADGFKAPGVVVSYTTDPDIQSGKKFLAKGLQTAAGVPLQCDEGSDFKTFRIGLFGLDKWHNVDRTVGHLAAALDRLGILAPAKAA; encoded by the coding sequence ATGCCCGGACTGCTTCCCGACGTCGATCCCGACGGCCTGCTCGAGTTCTCGGTCGTCTACACCGACCGTGCCCTGAACCACATGTCCCAGGCGTTCCAGGGCGTCATGAAGGACATCGGCAGCATCCTCAAGGAGGTCTACGGCGCCAAGTCGGCCATCCTGGTGCCGGGCAGCGGCACCTTCGGGATGGAATCCGTGGCGCGCCAGTTCGCGACCGGCAAGGACGTGCTGGTGCTGCGCAACGGCTGGTTCAGCTTCCGCTGGACGCAGATCTTCGACATGGGCGCGATCCCGGCCTCGTCCACCGTGCTCAAGGCGCGCAAGACCGGCAGCGGCCCCACCGCAGCCTGGGTGCCGGCCCCGATCGCCGAAGTCACCGCCGCCATCCGCGAGAAGAAACCCGCGGTCGTGTTCGCGCCCCACGTGGAAACCGCCGCCGGGATGATCCTGCCCGACGACTACCTGCGCGCCGTCGCCGACGCGGTGCATGCGGTCGGCGGCCTGTTCGTGCTGGACTGCATCGCCTCCGGCGCGATGTGGGTCGACATGCAGTCGACCGGCGTCGACGTGCTCATCTCGGCGCCGCAGAAGGGCTGGAGCAGCTCGCCGTGCTGCGCGATGGTGATGCTCAGCGAGCGCGCCCGCACCGCCATCGACGGCACCAGCAGCAACAGCTTCGCCTGCGACCTGAAGAAGTGGCTCCAGCTGATGGAAGCCTACGAGCAGGGCTCGCACATGTACCACGCCACCATGCCCACCGACGCCCTGGTGCGGCTGCGCTCCACCATGCAGGAGACGCGGGCCTACGGCTTCGCCAAGGTGAAGGCCGAGCAGGAAGAGCTGGGCCGCAAGGTGCGGGCGTTGTTCGAAAGCCGCGGCTTCGCCAGCGTCGCGGCCGACGGCTTCAAGGCGCCCGGCGTGGTGGTGAGCTACACCACCGACCCCGACATCCAGAGCGGCAAGAAATTCCTCGCCAAAGGCCTGCAGACCGCCGCCGGCGTGCCCCTGCAGTGCGACGAGGGCAGCGACTTCAAGACTTTCCGCATCGGCCTGTTCGGGCTGGACAAGTGGCACAACGTCGACCGCACGGTGGGCCACCTGGCGGCGGCACTCGACCGGCTGGGCATCCTCGCGCCGGCAAAGGCGGCCTGA